A DNA window from Corallococcus soli contains the following coding sequences:
- the gyrB gene encoding DNA topoisomerase (ATP-hydrolyzing) subunit B gives MEKTPATGAALAAPPAEYGTDSITKLEGLEAVRKRPGMYIGDTMTYGLHKLVYEVVDNSVDEALAGYCTDIEVVIHVDGSLSVQDNGRGIPVGPHPDPKFKHKDTLEVVLTELHAGSKFGNGAYKVSGGLHGVGVTCVNFLAEWFRVRIQRNGKVFEQGYARGVPTSPPVEVGTTDKRGTMIHFKPDPTIMETADFNFETLSQRLRELAFLNAGLHITIRDERTQKEHDFKFDGGIASFVEYLNKAKTALHDKPVYIKSEREGVSLEIAMQWNDGYDERIFTFANNINTHEGGSHLSGFKSALTRTLNSYAEKGGQWKDLKETPTGEDAREGLSAVISVKLSNPQFEGQTKTKLGNSEVKGLVEQMVNDQLASFLEENPPLAKKVVAKIGDACRARIAARKARETVRRKGVLDGGGLPGKLADCQSRDPNESELYIVEGDSAGGSAKQGRDRRNQAILPLRGKILNVEKARFEKMLTSAEIVTLITALGTGIGAEDYDPEKARYHRIILMTDADVDGSHIRTLLLTFFYRQMRELIDRGYVYIAQPPLYKVTRNKKDIYVKDERALNEYLLKIAAEHTRVKTPHGELGGSDFKALLEKVITYEERLEKQAKRRDARVVDAVVQATKLSAELLTDEAAVLAEYDAMRAYCERRMPDVMGRMLKDVQQDPEHQAKKLIISTDVNGSMKESVFDHAYLSSPEYLELVSLREAFQALGKAPYRVQVDAGEVTAFSVQEVLAAVRKDAQKGLGLQRYKGLGEMNPEQLWDTTMNPLTRTLLQVRVEDAVESDDIFSLLMGEAVEPRREFIERNALDVQNLDI, from the coding sequence ATGGAAAAGACCCCCGCTACCGGCGCCGCGCTGGCCGCGCCGCCAGCCGAGTATGGGACGGACAGCATCACCAAGCTCGAAGGCCTGGAGGCCGTCCGCAAGCGCCCCGGCATGTACATCGGCGACACGATGACCTACGGGCTGCACAAGCTCGTCTACGAGGTCGTGGACAACTCCGTCGACGAGGCCCTGGCCGGCTACTGCACGGACATCGAGGTCGTCATCCACGTGGATGGTTCGCTCAGCGTCCAGGACAACGGCCGCGGCATCCCCGTGGGCCCGCACCCCGACCCCAAGTTCAAGCACAAGGACACGCTGGAGGTCGTCCTCACGGAGCTGCACGCCGGCAGCAAGTTCGGCAACGGCGCGTACAAGGTCTCCGGCGGCCTTCACGGCGTGGGCGTCACGTGCGTGAACTTCCTCGCCGAGTGGTTCCGGGTCCGCATCCAGCGCAACGGCAAGGTCTTCGAGCAGGGCTACGCGCGCGGTGTGCCCACCAGTCCGCCGGTGGAGGTGGGCACCACCGACAAGCGCGGCACGATGATCCACTTCAAGCCGGATCCCACCATCATGGAGACGGCGGACTTCAACTTCGAAACGCTCAGCCAGCGGCTGCGCGAGCTGGCGTTCCTCAACGCCGGCCTGCACATCACCATCCGCGACGAGCGCACGCAGAAGGAGCACGACTTCAAGTTCGACGGCGGCATCGCGTCCTTCGTGGAGTACCTCAACAAGGCGAAGACCGCGCTGCACGACAAGCCCGTCTACATCAAGTCCGAGCGCGAGGGCGTGTCGCTGGAGATCGCCATGCAGTGGAACGATGGCTACGACGAGCGCATCTTCACCTTCGCCAACAACATCAACACCCACGAGGGTGGCAGCCACCTGTCCGGCTTCAAGTCCGCGCTCACGCGCACGCTCAACAGCTACGCGGAGAAGGGCGGGCAGTGGAAGGACCTGAAGGAGACGCCCACCGGCGAGGACGCCCGTGAGGGCCTGTCCGCGGTCATCTCCGTGAAGCTGTCCAACCCCCAGTTCGAGGGGCAGACGAAGACGAAGCTGGGCAACAGCGAGGTGAAGGGCCTGGTCGAGCAGATGGTGAACGACCAGCTCGCCTCCTTCCTGGAGGAGAACCCGCCGCTCGCGAAGAAGGTCGTGGCGAAGATTGGCGACGCGTGCCGCGCGCGCATCGCGGCCCGCAAGGCCCGGGAGACGGTGCGCCGCAAGGGCGTGCTGGACGGCGGCGGCCTGCCCGGCAAGCTCGCGGACTGCCAGAGCCGCGACCCCAACGAGAGCGAGCTGTACATCGTCGAGGGTGACTCCGCAGGCGGCTCCGCCAAGCAGGGCCGGGACCGGCGCAACCAGGCCATCCTCCCCCTGCGCGGCAAGATTTTGAACGTGGAGAAGGCGCGCTTCGAGAAGATGCTCACCAGCGCTGAAATCGTCACGCTCATCACCGCGCTGGGCACGGGCATCGGGGCGGAGGACTACGACCCGGAGAAGGCGCGCTACCACCGCATCATCCTGATGACGGACGCAGACGTGGACGGCAGCCACATCCGCACGCTGCTGCTCACGTTCTTCTACCGGCAGATGCGCGAACTCATCGACCGGGGCTACGTCTACATCGCGCAGCCGCCGCTCTACAAAGTCACGCGCAACAAGAAGGACATCTACGTCAAGGACGAGCGCGCCCTCAACGAGTACCTCCTGAAGATCGCCGCGGAGCACACGCGGGTGAAGACGCCCCATGGCGAGCTGGGGGGCAGCGACTTCAAGGCGCTCCTGGAGAAGGTCATCACCTACGAGGAGCGGCTGGAGAAGCAGGCCAAGCGCCGCGACGCGCGCGTCGTGGACGCGGTGGTGCAGGCGACGAAGCTGAGCGCGGAGCTGCTCACGGACGAGGCCGCCGTGCTGGCCGAGTACGACGCCATGCGCGCCTACTGCGAGCGGCGCATGCCGGACGTGATGGGCCGCATGCTCAAGGACGTGCAGCAGGACCCCGAGCACCAGGCGAAGAAGCTGATCATCTCCACGGACGTGAACGGCTCCATGAAGGAGTCCGTCTTCGACCACGCGTACCTGTCGTCGCCGGAGTACCTGGAGCTGGTCAGCCTGCGGGAGGCCTTCCAGGCGCTGGGCAAGGCGCCCTACCGCGTCCAGGTGGACGCGGGCGAGGTGACGGCCTTCTCCGTGCAGGAGGTGCTGGCCGCGGTCCGCAAGGACGCGCAGAAGGGCCTGGGCCTGCAGCGCTACAAGGGGCTGGGTGAGATGAACCCGGAGCAGCTCTGGGACACCACCATGAACCCCCTCACGCGCACGCTGCTCCAGGTGCGGGTGGAGGACGCGGTGGAGAGCGACGACATCTTCTCGCTGCTGATGGGCGAGGCGGTGGAGCCCCGCCGTGAGTTCATCGAGCGCAACGCGCTGGACGTGCAGAACCTGGACATCTGA
- a CDS encoding GNAT family N-acetyltransferase: MTDAELTSRLHTNLIAFKRLQAERGSLRHLSLPGVEAFALPAYQDAHFQQVLFTHADALSQALPAVRDFYRGLGLSRWRVTLTPWQRDAKAVLAEQGYRFDFTIPAMGAWLKDLPDAAPGVPVESMGDLTDLVELNVSAYGPEWRDILATWRRPPPPSVHTVVARDAGRPLSCGLAVDVADTAGVYLVATHPEARGLGMATAVMRGLIAGARARGCTATVLQSTAAGLRIYRHLGFRDLGEWEHWVPPPGQGRALG, from the coding sequence ATGACGGATGCCGAACTCACCTCGCGACTGCACACCAACCTCATCGCCTTCAAGCGCCTCCAGGCGGAGCGCGGCTCACTGCGCCACCTGAGCCTCCCCGGGGTGGAGGCGTTCGCCCTGCCGGCCTACCAGGACGCGCACTTCCAGCAGGTGCTCTTCACCCACGCGGACGCGCTGTCCCAGGCGCTGCCCGCCGTCCGGGACTTCTACCGGGGCCTGGGCCTGTCGCGCTGGCGCGTCACCCTGACGCCCTGGCAGCGGGACGCGAAGGCCGTGCTGGCCGAGCAGGGCTACCGGTTCGACTTCACCATCCCCGCGATGGGCGCCTGGCTGAAGGACCTGCCGGACGCGGCGCCCGGGGTGCCGGTGGAGTCCATGGGGGACCTGACGGACCTGGTGGAGCTCAACGTGAGCGCCTACGGCCCCGAGTGGCGGGACATCCTGGCCACCTGGCGGCGCCCTCCCCCGCCGTCGGTGCACACGGTGGTGGCGCGCGACGCGGGCCGCCCCCTGTCCTGCGGGCTGGCGGTGGACGTGGCGGACACCGCGGGCGTGTACCTGGTGGCCACCCACCCGGAGGCCCGGGGCCTGGGCATGGCCACGGCGGTGATGCGCGGGCTCATCGCCGGGGCGCGGGCGCGCGGGTGCACCGCGACGGTGCTCCAGTCCACCGCCGCGGGCCTGCGCATCTACCGGCACCTGGGCTTCCGGGACCTGGGTGAGTGGGAGCACTGGGTGCCGCCGCCGGGCCAGGGCCGCGCTCTGGGGTGA
- a CDS encoding helix-turn-helix domain-containing protein, with protein sequence MHLGATLRLLRVDAGLSLRDLARRIGVSSAYLSRVEHGVDAPPTQERLTAIARELDVPPALLMDVANRVSPYVAGYLEDVPAAGTLLLDIARRKLTGAQLARVRAFLDAEFPLREARGDEPVPALGPLLSPERVVVQLSCGDYEDALDVAAGRLASALPGLDAAALAQGLRQREGETPSQVGSGVAVPHAFVSGAAPVAALVTLARPLKTDAPDGQPLRLVVALVDGHRGRARLMRLAHVARLAGRGLADRLQGAEDARQVLETLEELEALR encoded by the coding sequence ATGCACCTGGGGGCCACGCTGCGGCTGTTGCGGGTGGACGCGGGGCTGTCGCTGCGCGACCTGGCGCGGCGCATTGGCGTCTCCAGCGCGTACCTGAGCCGCGTGGAGCACGGCGTGGACGCGCCGCCCACGCAGGAGCGGCTGACCGCCATCGCGCGGGAGCTGGACGTGCCCCCGGCGCTGCTGATGGACGTGGCCAACCGGGTGAGCCCCTACGTCGCGGGCTACCTGGAGGACGTGCCCGCGGCGGGGACGCTGCTGCTGGACATCGCGCGGCGCAAGCTCACCGGCGCGCAGCTGGCGCGCGTGCGGGCCTTCCTGGACGCGGAGTTCCCCTTGCGCGAAGCGCGCGGCGACGAGCCCGTCCCCGCCCTGGGGCCGCTCTTGAGCCCGGAGCGCGTGGTGGTGCAGCTGAGCTGCGGGGACTACGAGGACGCGCTCGACGTGGCGGCGGGGCGGCTGGCCTCCGCGCTGCCCGGCCTGGACGCGGCGGCGCTGGCGCAGGGGCTGCGCCAGCGCGAGGGGGAGACCCCCTCCCAGGTGGGCAGCGGCGTGGCGGTGCCGCACGCCTTCGTGTCAGGCGCGGCCCCGGTGGCGGCGCTGGTGACGCTGGCCCGGCCGCTGAAGACGGACGCGCCGGACGGCCAGCCCCTGCGGCTGGTGGTGGCGCTGGTGGACGGACACCGGGGGCGCGCCCGGCTGATGCGGCTGGCGCACGTGGCCCGGCTCGCGGGCCGGGGGCTGGCGGACCGGCTCCAGGGCGCCGAGGACGCCCGGCAGGTGCTGGAGACGCTGGAGGAGCTGGAAGCGCTGCGCTGA
- a CDS encoding cation:proton antiporter domain-containing protein — protein sequence MNTHMLAQLLVQLIVIIGLSRLIGRGARWIGQPLVIAEVVAGIALGPSLLGLISPGALQWLFPAESMPFLKMLAEVGLVLFMFLIGLELDPRMLKGRGHTSVAISHSSIVVPFALGAVAGALWLYKSLSDPSVPFSSFVLFMGVSMSITAFPVLARILTERGLMQSKLGAIAIACAAVDDVTAWCLLAFVVSLVRATSLAEAGLTTLFAVLYIGFMLLLVRPFLARLGARVASREGLTQNVVAGTLLLLLASAWATERIGIHALFGAFLFGAVIPKEGGLASALAEKLEDVTVVLLLPVFFAFSGLRTQIGLLDTVESWVTCGVIILLACLGKFGGSAVAARLTGLRWREAGAIGVLMNTRGLMELIVLNLGLDLGVISPTLFTMMVIMALVTTFMTSPLLKWMYPPEQQARDQLSRETPGAALAPSAYTVLLCVSHGQAGPGMAVLSRALSGERNEANLYALHLLSPDRALKARAEEALDATGASGSALTPLMGRAEKLGLSVRTLSFVSSEPARDICRTAQAKRADLVLLGWHKPLFSQTVLGGTVHEVMQESTGTVAVLVDRGLSQVRRVLVPFVGSRHDRAALGLARRLFKQAGAEVTVLHVTSPEGPGSGRAQVEELFPADEGAAVKLKVVRHASPEEAALEEVRAGYDLVVVGLGAEWGLEDRLFGVQRERIVRDAPASLLLVRHPEGAPVRVQGEGLAPGGDATPGGAQAAGTRS from the coding sequence ATGAACACCCACATGCTCGCCCAGCTCCTGGTGCAGCTCATCGTCATCATCGGCCTGTCGCGGCTGATAGGGCGTGGGGCGCGGTGGATTGGCCAGCCCCTGGTCATCGCGGAGGTGGTGGCGGGCATCGCGCTGGGGCCGTCGCTGCTGGGGCTGATTTCGCCGGGGGCGCTGCAGTGGCTGTTCCCCGCGGAGTCGATGCCGTTCCTGAAGATGCTGGCCGAGGTGGGGCTGGTGCTCTTCATGTTCCTCATCGGCCTGGAGCTGGACCCCCGGATGCTCAAGGGGCGGGGGCACACGTCGGTGGCCATCAGCCACTCGAGCATCGTCGTCCCCTTCGCGCTGGGCGCGGTGGCGGGGGCGCTGTGGCTGTACAAGTCGCTGTCGGACCCGTCGGTGCCGTTCTCGTCGTTCGTGCTGTTCATGGGGGTGTCCATGAGCATCACGGCCTTCCCGGTGCTGGCGCGCATCCTCACCGAGCGCGGGCTGATGCAGTCGAAGCTGGGCGCCATCGCCATCGCGTGCGCGGCGGTGGACGACGTGACGGCGTGGTGCCTGCTGGCGTTCGTGGTGTCGCTGGTGCGCGCGACCAGCCTGGCGGAGGCGGGGCTGACCACGCTGTTCGCGGTGCTCTACATCGGCTTCATGTTGCTGCTGGTGCGGCCGTTCCTGGCCCGGCTGGGGGCGCGCGTGGCCAGCCGCGAGGGCCTGACGCAGAACGTGGTGGCGGGCACGCTGCTGCTGCTGCTGGCGTCCGCGTGGGCCACGGAGCGCATTGGCATCCACGCCCTCTTCGGCGCGTTCCTGTTCGGCGCGGTGATTCCCAAGGAGGGGGGGCTGGCCTCGGCGCTGGCGGAGAAGCTGGAGGACGTGACGGTGGTGCTGCTGCTGCCCGTGTTCTTCGCCTTCAGCGGCCTGCGCACGCAGATTGGCCTGCTGGACACCGTGGAGTCCTGGGTGACGTGCGGGGTCATCATCCTGCTGGCGTGCCTGGGCAAGTTCGGTGGCAGCGCGGTGGCCGCCCGCCTCACGGGGCTGCGGTGGCGCGAGGCGGGGGCCATTGGCGTCCTGATGAACACGCGCGGGCTGATGGAGCTCATCGTGCTCAACCTGGGCCTGGACCTGGGCGTCATCTCCCCCACGCTCTTCACCATGATGGTCATCATGGCGCTGGTGACCACGTTCATGACGTCGCCGCTGCTCAAGTGGATGTATCCGCCGGAGCAGCAGGCGCGCGACCAGCTCTCGCGCGAGACGCCGGGCGCGGCGCTGGCCCCGTCCGCGTACACGGTGCTGCTGTGCGTGTCGCACGGGCAGGCGGGGCCGGGCATGGCGGTGCTGTCGCGCGCGCTGTCGGGCGAGCGCAACGAGGCGAACCTGTACGCGCTGCACCTGCTGTCGCCGGACCGGGCGCTCAAGGCGCGCGCGGAGGAGGCCCTGGATGCGACGGGCGCGTCGGGCAGCGCGCTGACGCCGCTCATGGGCCGGGCGGAGAAGCTGGGCCTGTCGGTGCGCACGCTGTCGTTCGTGTCGTCGGAGCCCGCGCGGGACATCTGCCGCACGGCGCAGGCCAAGCGCGCGGACCTGGTGCTGCTGGGCTGGCACAAGCCGCTCTTCAGCCAGACGGTGCTGGGCGGCACGGTGCATGAGGTGATGCAGGAGTCCACCGGCACGGTGGCGGTGCTGGTGGACCGGGGCCTGTCGCAGGTGCGGCGGGTGCTGGTGCCCTTCGTGGGCAGCCGGCACGACCGCGCGGCGCTGGGGCTGGCGCGGCGGCTGTTCAAGCAGGCCGGCGCGGAGGTGACGGTGCTGCACGTGACGTCGCCGGAGGGGCCGGGGTCGGGCCGGGCGCAGGTGGAGGAGCTGTTCCCCGCGGATGAGGGCGCGGCGGTGAAGCTCAAGGTGGTGCGCCACGCGTCGCCGGAGGAGGCGGCGCTGGAGGAGGTGCGGGCGGGCTACGACCTGGTGGTGGTGGGCCTGGGCGCCGAGTGGGGCCTGGAGGACCGGCTCTTCGGCGTGCAGCGCGAGCGCATCGTGCGGGACGCGCCCGCCTCACTGCTGCTCGTCCGCCACCCGGAAGGGGCCCCCGTGCGGGTCCAGGGCGAAGGCCTGGCCCCGGGTGGGGACGCCACGCCGGGCGGCGCGCAGGCGGCCGGGACGAGGAGCTGA
- a CDS encoding response regulator: MSRPLLVVDDDTDLREALEEVLRDAGYTVLGAGNGLQALEVLRKEQSLPALVLLDMMMPVMDGATFGRQMRQVEAWRDIPVLVFSASANAAQVAEEMGACGYLRKPVDVETLLRAVASNKVS; the protein is encoded by the coding sequence TTGAGCCGGCCGCTGTTGGTGGTGGACGACGACACGGACCTGCGGGAGGCGCTGGAGGAGGTCCTGCGCGACGCGGGCTACACCGTGCTGGGAGCGGGCAACGGCTTGCAAGCGCTGGAGGTGCTGCGCAAGGAGCAGAGCCTCCCCGCGCTGGTGCTGCTGGACATGATGATGCCCGTGATGGACGGCGCGACGTTCGGCCGTCAGATGCGCCAGGTGGAGGCGTGGCGCGACATCCCCGTGCTCGTCTTCTCCGCCTCCGCGAACGCCGCCCAGGTGGCCGAGGAGATGGGCGCCTGCGGCTACCTGCGCAAGCCCGTGGACGTGGAGACCCTCCTGCGCGCGGTGGCCTCCAACAAGGTTTCCTGA
- a CDS encoding sensor histidine kinase yields MTPFRLLLVEDSANDAALVTAELVQAGYQPTTRRVESLESLRGALASDAWDLVLCDYRLPRFSALDVLAVLQEVGRDVPLIVLSSLLSEEQAVTLMKAGARDCFSKDRLARLGPAVARELEETRVRRERARAEVDREILARASEMLTASLEQEARLDQLVQLLVPKVADWSAFFVQDLERGGLRMVALAHPDPARRTLAMQLNQRYPLDPQAAGGPVNVLRTGLPELVPDVRQRPHAPVADAAAYLRGVEALGLRSVVNAPLPGREGALGVLSLGTLGERTLGPVDLALAQELARRAGLAMENARLFQEAREAVRLRDEFLTVAAHELRTPLTTLRLQLGTLLQRSESHHLEPEVVTRLERSVRQVRRLGTLVEGLLDVSQLSSGELSLMPERFDLEELVAEVLERYQAEARAAGCELRQSARQGLWGTWDRLRVDQAVAALISNALKFGPGRPVEVDVGRAGGFARIQVRDRGIGVPVDQVERIFERFGRAVSSHSYGGLGLGLYLTRRAAEAHGGRAWAEPGQAEGARFTLELPLEKETRD; encoded by the coding sequence ATGACGCCCTTCCGGCTGCTGCTGGTGGAGGACAGCGCCAACGACGCGGCGCTGGTGACGGCGGAGCTGGTGCAGGCGGGCTACCAGCCCACGACCCGCCGCGTGGAGTCGCTGGAGTCGCTGCGCGGGGCGCTGGCCTCCGACGCGTGGGACCTGGTGCTGTGCGACTACCGGCTGCCGCGCTTCAGCGCGCTGGACGTGCTGGCGGTGCTCCAGGAGGTGGGACGGGACGTGCCGCTCATCGTCCTGTCCAGCCTGCTCAGCGAGGAGCAGGCCGTCACGCTGATGAAGGCGGGGGCGCGCGACTGCTTCTCCAAGGACCGGCTGGCGCGGCTGGGCCCGGCGGTGGCGCGTGAGCTGGAGGAGACGCGCGTGCGGCGCGAGCGCGCGCGCGCGGAGGTGGACCGGGAGATTCTCGCCCGCGCCAGCGAGATGCTCACCGCGTCGCTGGAGCAGGAGGCGCGGTTGGATCAACTGGTCCAGCTGCTGGTGCCGAAGGTGGCGGACTGGAGCGCCTTCTTCGTGCAGGACCTGGAGCGGGGCGGGCTGCGGATGGTGGCGCTGGCGCACCCGGACCCGGCCCGGCGCACGCTGGCGATGCAGCTGAACCAGCGCTACCCGTTGGATCCCCAGGCCGCCGGGGGGCCCGTGAACGTGCTGCGCACGGGCCTGCCGGAGCTGGTGCCGGACGTGCGTCAGCGCCCCCACGCCCCCGTCGCGGACGCGGCGGCGTACCTGCGCGGGGTGGAGGCGCTGGGCCTGCGCTCGGTGGTGAACGCGCCCCTGCCCGGCCGCGAGGGCGCGCTGGGCGTGCTGTCGCTGGGCACGCTGGGTGAGCGCACGCTGGGGCCGGTGGACCTGGCGCTGGCCCAGGAGCTGGCGCGGCGCGCGGGGCTCGCGATGGAGAACGCGCGGCTGTTCCAGGAGGCGCGCGAAGCGGTGCGGCTGCGCGACGAGTTCCTCACCGTGGCCGCGCACGAGCTGCGCACGCCCCTCACCACGCTGCGGCTCCAGCTGGGCACGCTCCTGCAGCGCTCGGAGTCGCACCACCTGGAGCCGGAGGTGGTGACGCGGCTGGAGCGCAGCGTGCGGCAGGTGCGCCGGCTGGGCACGCTGGTGGAGGGGCTGCTGGACGTGTCGCAGCTGTCCAGCGGCGAGCTGTCGCTGATGCCGGAGCGCTTCGACCTGGAGGAGCTGGTGGCGGAGGTGCTGGAGCGCTACCAGGCGGAGGCGCGGGCGGCGGGGTGCGAACTGCGCCAGTCCGCGCGCCAGGGACTGTGGGGGACGTGGGACCGGCTCCGGGTGGACCAGGCGGTGGCGGCGTTGATCTCCAACGCGCTCAAGTTCGGTCCGGGGCGGCCGGTGGAGGTGGACGTGGGGCGCGCGGGGGGCTTCGCGCGGATCCAGGTGCGGGACCGTGGAATCGGCGTGCCCGTGGACCAGGTCGAGCGTATCTTCGAGCGCTTCGGGCGGGCCGTCAGCTCGCACTCGTATGGAGGCCTGGGCCTGGGCCTGTACCTCACGCGCCGCGCGGCGGAAGCGCACGGCGGCAGGGCCTGGGCGGAGCCCGGCCAGGCGGAGGGCGCCCGGTTCACGTTGGAGTTGCCGCTGGAGAAGGAGACGCGAGATTGA
- a CDS encoding TIGR02265 family protein yields MQLGPFEGSTGVAGGVDEGAEWQLAERCRAATPADGARGMFFQGVVGVVGFLQGEAAGARCLEAAGLRELNPAELYPVTRFLAMTSQATRLLRPQLGTWAQSLHYIGTQATVDFLASMFGRELMQAARRDPRMLLQHLADGYSAAVSYGERTVLWTGDRSARFVMRRDFMPAPYHEGVLLGALEAVGAQDVRVHGRQVSLLDTEYDVSW; encoded by the coding sequence ATGCAGCTTGGACCGTTCGAGGGTTCAACAGGGGTGGCGGGTGGGGTGGATGAGGGCGCGGAGTGGCAGCTGGCGGAGCGATGCCGGGCGGCCACCCCCGCGGACGGCGCCCGGGGGATGTTCTTCCAGGGCGTGGTGGGGGTGGTGGGCTTCCTCCAGGGGGAGGCCGCGGGTGCCCGGTGCCTGGAGGCGGCGGGCCTGCGCGAGCTGAACCCCGCGGAGCTGTACCCGGTGACGCGCTTCCTGGCGATGACGTCCCAGGCGACGCGGCTCTTGCGCCCGCAGCTGGGCACCTGGGCGCAGTCGCTGCACTACATCGGGACGCAGGCCACGGTGGACTTCCTGGCCTCCATGTTCGGCCGGGAGCTGATGCAGGCGGCGCGGCGTGATCCCCGCATGCTCCTGCAGCACCTGGCGGACGGCTACAGCGCGGCGGTGAGCTACGGCGAGCGCACCGTGCTGTGGACCGGGGACCGGAGCGCGCGCTTCGTGATGCGCCGGGACTTCATGCCCGCGCCCTACCACGAGGGCGTCCTGCTGGGCGCGCTGGAGGCGGTGGGCGCCCAGGACGTGCGCGTGCACGGGCGTCAGGTGTCCCTGCTCGACACCGAATACGACGTTTCCTGGTAG
- a CDS encoding pyridoxal-phosphate-dependent aminotransferase family protein: MRDLLMIPGPVDVDAEVLQALSAPVLGHLDAGFIATFGRALKRLREVSLAPSAQPFVVSGSGTLAMELAVANLVEPGDRALVVNTGYFSDRMAHILERHGAKVTHVRAPPGGAPDAGQVEAELRKGGFKLMTVTHVDTSTAVLAPVEELLKVARHHGVLSVVDGVCATAGESFQQDAWGADVYLTASQKAVGVPPGLALLTVSPRALDAWRKRKAPVASVYADWAEWLPVMEAYEAGKPSYFATPPTSLICALDVSLGHILAEGMEARFERHRRMARAFRAAWSALGLRLLPTSDAVAANTLSALYYPEGVDASLVGRVKAQGVAIAGGLHPELKTRYFRVGHMNRVTAADVLTTVGAIERALHAGGHRASAAGTGVAAAQASLSV, translated from the coding sequence GTGAGAGACCTGTTGATGATTCCCGGGCCGGTGGATGTGGACGCGGAGGTGTTGCAGGCGCTGTCCGCGCCGGTGCTCGGGCACCTGGACGCGGGCTTCATCGCCACCTTCGGCCGGGCCCTGAAGCGCCTGCGGGAGGTGTCGCTCGCGCCGTCCGCGCAGCCCTTCGTCGTCTCCGGCAGCGGCACCCTGGCCATGGAGCTGGCGGTGGCCAACCTCGTGGAGCCGGGGGACCGCGCGCTGGTGGTGAACACCGGCTACTTCAGCGACCGCATGGCCCACATCCTGGAGCGCCACGGCGCGAAGGTGACGCACGTGCGCGCGCCCCCGGGCGGCGCCCCGGACGCGGGCCAGGTGGAGGCGGAGCTGCGAAAGGGCGGCTTCAAGCTGATGACCGTCACCCACGTGGACACGTCCACCGCGGTGCTGGCCCCCGTGGAGGAGCTGCTGAAGGTCGCGCGCCACCACGGCGTGCTCAGCGTGGTGGACGGCGTGTGCGCCACCGCCGGCGAGTCCTTCCAGCAGGACGCATGGGGCGCGGACGTGTACCTCACCGCCAGCCAGAAGGCGGTGGGCGTGCCGCCGGGCCTGGCGCTCCTGACGGTGAGCCCGCGCGCGCTGGACGCGTGGCGCAAGCGCAAGGCGCCGGTGGCCAGCGTGTACGCGGACTGGGCGGAGTGGCTGCCGGTGATGGAGGCGTACGAGGCCGGCAAGCCCTCCTACTTCGCCACCCCGCCCACGTCGCTCATCTGCGCGCTGGACGTGAGCCTGGGGCACATCCTCGCGGAGGGGATGGAGGCCCGCTTCGAGCGCCACCGCCGCATGGCCCGCGCCTTCCGCGCCGCCTGGAGCGCGCTGGGCCTGCGCCTGCTGCCCACGTCGGACGCCGTGGCCGCCAACACCCTGAGCGCGCTGTACTACCCGGAGGGCGTGGACGCCTCGCTCGTCGGCCGCGTGAAGGCCCAGGGCGTGGCCATCGCCGGGGGGCTCCACCCGGAGCTGAAGACGCGCTACTTCCGCGTGGGCCACATGAACCGCGTCACCGCCGCGGACGTCCTCACCACGGTGGGCGCCATCGAGCGCGCCCTCCACGCGGGCGGCCACCGCGCCAGCGCCGCCGGGACGGGCGTCGCCGCCGCCCAGGCCAGCCTCTCCGTCTGA